In Drosophila subpulchrella strain 33 F10 #4 breed RU33 chromosome X, RU_Dsub_v1.1 Primary Assembly, whole genome shotgun sequence, the DNA window GAAAACTATTATTCACTTTGCATTCTACTTTTGtgtaattgtatttaataagGCAGTTTAATGCATTACTATATTTTGTATTACCTAGTATAAAATAATTATCAGTTTTGGTTTGTTTGGTTTGAAAAACAACGAATATAAATATggcaacaaataaaatttgtaaGTGAATCTTCAAAAATGTATTACATCAATAAGAGTTACACGTAGTTTGTTGTAAGGAAATGAGgttgtaataaaaaaaaggagcaatatttatacatttctttatattataatgattgtaaaatcaataaatattgctcaattcattttttatattttatagtcTCGGTGTCTTTtgacacattttttttaactcttggaaaaataatttttgtaacacttcagaattttaaattaaattaaaaaaacaaaaatcggacgaccatatcatatagctgacaTGAAAACGATCGGATAAATAATGGGTAAACAGTTATAGCTTTCAGAATTacgaattaaatttgataaaatttagaCTACTGTATAATAAAGCTGTCATAGGAGGCATCGCaaaattaatgtcaaaataaaacggaaaatgttttattttgttttcggcAAAACGTTTACGCtagtaaattgaaatgtaCCACAATCTTAATATTTCTGTGAttcatttttaagttttattagGAGGGTGTGTCGGCTAGGTTAGCGAGGACACCCTCACAACATTTTGGTGAAACCGCATTCGGGATTTTGTCGGTATATTTGAGTATATACCAGAATACTTATCGAAATTATACATAAAAGCTAGCGAACCACCGAACTAAAAAGAGGCCGTTTGAGACATAGCGAGTACACTCACCTGTGGATTCATTTTGGGCCATCTCTGATGAATCTCATGATCAGTGTTGGGAAAGGTACCCTTTTTCTGTACCTAAATAAGGAATGCTAAAAAAAAGAGGTACATTGGCACAAGTATTAATCCATATCCTAGGTAAAGGCTAACTATAATAATggtattattttcttcttgacctttcaaatttaataatttttcacTACCCTTAAAAACGTGGGTCGGCCCATGAGCCGATCATTTGATCGCCACGAGAGTCCCTTAAAACGACAAAAAGCATACGATTGACCCTAACTcagcaaattaaatattgcCTTTTGCAGAATTAGTCCTTCTATATACATAGTAAAATTAACTCACTCAAATATTAGCATATTATTCTGTACCTATTAAAGGTGAAATGTACCACAAAGGTTACCTGGGTACGAAAATAGGTACGTGTATTCAGGCAGTGCCCAACACTGATCGCGAAATCAATTGGCGGCAATCCTAACAACAAAACACGTACGCTTTGCAAAAAACTGAAATCATATAATTGAATATCCGATCGATGGCAGAACCCCGCCCCGGCGCCTATAACTACAAGACCCTACTGTGAGTATATGGCACACCCGCATCCGTGCGAACCAGGCACCTGACAAACCTCCCACACCCACACCTCCACCAGATGCACAAACATCCCGGAGCTGTTCCTCGACAAATATGTGGCGCGCTCGCACTTCGGCCGCTTTGGCACCCTGATGAACTTCGTCCTGCGGCCGCGACGGATGACCTGCACCGTGAGCTATGCCAGCGAGGAGGAGGCGGAGCGGGCGCTCCTCGAGGGCGGCATCTTTCAGGGCCACCAGTTCGAGATGTGCTATGCGGAGAATGAGACGGCGCCGGCCCAGAAAACGGAGGAGTGGGTGGATCCCGACGTCCAGGCGGAGTTGAGTGCCCTACAGGCGGGCTGGCGTAGTGAGTATGCCCCGGGTAAGACCCAGAAGCCACCGTCGGGTGGTGGTTTAGGTGGCGGGGTAGGTGGGGGCGGTGTTTTAGCGCCGCCCGCCCTTCCGACGGTGGTCACAAAGACACATCCTCCTGCCGCCAGGGACCGAACGCCCGCCCAGCTTCGGGATCTGGAGAATGTGATGCGCAGACCCGCCCACACAAGCGAGGAGAAGTACCGCGTCCTGGATGCCCGCGACAAGCTGATGCGCCTGCACCAAGGCCAACGAAAGCTGGCCGGAGCGACCCAAGGTCATTGCCCGGACATGTGTCCGGAGAAGGAGCGTGTTCTGAGGGAGTTCCAGCGCCAGGTGGCCATCTATGAGCTGCAGCCGGGCTCCGATGAGATCATCTGCCACGAAAGAGCCCTCAAACAGTACTCGCGCAGCAGTGCCGACCAAGAGACCCCACTGCCGCACGAGCTGCGCAACGAGAACGCCCTGCACATGACCATGAGCTACCTAATGCACGAGATTATGGACATCAGTGAGCGCCAGGATCCGCAAAGCCATCTGGGCGATTGGTTTCACTTCGTGTGGGACCGCACGAGGTCCATCCGCAAGGAGATCACCCAGCAGGAGCTGTGCTCGCTGGGCGCCGTCAAGCTGGTGGAGCAGTGTGCCCGCTTTCACATCCATTGTGCCGCTCGCCTGGTGGCCGCCGATCCCAGTGTCTTTGACAGCAAGATCAATGCCGAAAATCTTACCAAATGCCTGCAGACCTTGAAGTACATGTACCATGACCTCCGGCTCAAGGGTGTCCAGTGTCCCAGGGAGGCGGAATTCCGGGGCTACATTGTGCTGCTCAATCTGGCCGACGCCAACTTCCTCTGGGACATTGGCCAGCTGCCCGGGGAGCTGCAGAGTTGCCCGGAAGTGCGTCAGGCCATTCAGTTCTATCTGGCCCTGCAGGACACGAACTTTGTGCGATTCTTTCAGCTGCTAACTGACGAGGAGACGAGCTACCTGAGTGCTTGCATTCTAGTCACCTACTTCACGCGACTGCGTGTCCTGGCCCTGCACCGTTTGATCCAGGCCTACAGGGCGCCGCGAAAGGATGAGGTATCCTCGCTGCCCTTAACCTACATCACCGACATGCTGAGCTTTGTCAGCGAACAGGAGGCGGCGGATTTTGTCCAGCACTACGGTCTGGAGGTGAACGAGGCGGGCAGAGTCGTGCTGAGCAGGATGCACGCGGTGGAGACGGATTACAAGCTGCCGCGACAGATTGAAGTGAGTCAGGGGCATGCTTATCAGCAGCTATAACATATAACCCGTTTAATTCTTTCAGCTGGTGGAAATGAAGCGCATACAGAGCGTGGGCGAAGTCATATGTGGGGAACCATTGCCGCCACGAGCCCTTTACCTAGACCATCGGCCGCACAACAGCTTCAACGAGCATGGAGTGTTAAAGAGCGTCGCCTGGGCGGCCAAGGATCAGCTGCCTGGGATGCAGCAGGAGGATATGCAACCCCAAATCACGTCGCAGCCACCAGCAATGCCAGCCCAGAGCGATAACTTTTTTAAGGTGCCTATGCAACCGGGCGGAATGGCAGGTGGCTTTGCAGCTCCGGCCACGGCGGGTGTTTCGCCAGCCGTTCCCAGTGGCGGATTTAGCTTTGTCCTGCCCAAGTCACGCGCCCAAGAGCTTCAGGAGCAGGCTCTGGCAGAACAGCAGCGACGGGCACAAGAAGAGGCCAAGCATCAGGCCGTGCAACTGGAACTGGCCATTGCGGCTGCCAAGCAGCGGGAAGCCGAGCTGACGGCCATTCATGAGGCCAAGGTGGCCGAAGCCGAGCGAGTGCGTCAGCAAAAACTGAGGGAACGCCAGGAGCAACAGCGTCGAAAGCAAGAAGAGCTGGAGATGCAGCGCCAGCGGGAGCAGGAGGAACTCCAGCTGGAGCGAGAGCGGCAACAGAAGCTGGCGCAACTGGCACTGTTGGAGCAGCAAGAAAGGGAGGCCCGCAAAAAAGTCAAGACTCTGGAGTACTACCAGGAGATATTCCAGGAAAACCTTACAGAGATTTGCAGACGGGAATTTCAGATGCATAACCAAGCTTGCCGCTCCTACGAATCTCTGGTGGACGTGCTAACCCGTCGCCTGGTCGAGCAGCAGATGCAGCGATCGCTCTACGAACTGGGCATCATGCGGGTTTACATGAGGCGGTGGCGAAACTACCGGCGAGTCCAGCAGCGAAAGGACACGCTTTTCAACCAACTGCCCCTGAGCTTTGGAGCCGATGACCGCGAACGATTGGTGGAAGAACGCAGCGTGGAGGATTCACTGCGTCTCATCCGACGCTATAGACTTGGCGAACCCTGCGATTATGGCAAACTTCTGGCTGGCCTGGAGGAGCAGAGTTGGCTTAAGCTGGATCTGTGGCGCGTTTTGGACCAGTGCCTTCCGCAAGTGCAACCAGGTGCCAGACGCTTTTTCAAGCTATTGTTGAGTCTGCCTGGCGGTCAAGAGGGTTTCCAGCTGAATTACGACCTGGACAGGGGACTGTTGCAGCAGCCCCAGTCGCCCGATGCTCATTCGGTGGATGGAGGCTACATCAGGGGCTTCTCCCAGGGCATAGGACTGAGTGTGGTGAAGATCCGAGATAATTGCCAGGACTGGAAACCCACGGAAGTGGCCCAGGCCAACGGCATTGTTTGCTTGGCTGGCCTGGCAGACTTGCGGTATCTTCCGCAGCGATTAAAGCTATTGGTCCAAGCAAGTCGATGTCGAGATGTGGCTTTAATTGTGCAGCATCCAGCCCATACCGTTTATGAGAATCCCGAGCTGCATTTGCAAGACGTGGGTCTGCGCTCATTTAAGAGCTTTCCGTTGAGACACTCTGGAAACAACCGCCAGCGATTGATGATTGAGTTGCAAGCGGCTGTTAAGTTTTTGGCCAGAGCAATGGAAAAGAAACCCATTGGACAACTTCACCAAGAGGAAGTCCGCGAGTATCTGCTCGGTAACCTGGGACCGGAACTCTTTCGCCGCCTTAAACACGCCGCGGAACAGGATAATGCCATCAGAAAGGGCAGCCAGCGGTATCCGCAGTTTTGTGTGGACCTCTTCAACGAGGCAGTGCATCGCCTACAGTTGGTGGCCGGCGAGGACTTGAGCGATTGCCCCCAGTTTCCCGAGGAGCTGCGTGTCTTTGTGCAGCCACTGCCCATAGAATCTCCGTTGCCCACCAATCGCCTGGAGCATTTTGAACCCGGATGGCAGTTGCCCGAGCAACGGCAGCGCATTGTGCAGCTTCTGGAGCGAAGTAAACTGCCCAGGATAGCGCCACTGCGGAGTTCTTCATCCCCAGCCGAGACCCAATGCCAGTGGGTCCTAGACTACGCACAATTGAGTCAGCAGGAGGACTGTGTGGAACAGGTCGCCCTGCAGGCCATACA includes these proteins:
- the LOC119556477 gene encoding protein xmas-2, which produces MAEPRPGAYNYKTLLCTNIPELFLDKYVARSHFGRFGTLMNFVLRPRRMTCTVSYASEEEAERALLEGGIFQGHQFEMCYAENETAPAQKTEEWVDPDVQAELSALQAGWRSEYAPGKTQKPPSGGGLGGGVGGGGVLAPPALPTVVTKTHPPAARDRTPAQLRDLENVMRRPAHTSEEKYRVLDARDKLMRLHQGQRKLAGATQGHCPDMCPEKERVLREFQRQVAIYELQPGSDEIICHERALKQYSRSSADQETPLPHELRNENALHMTMSYLMHEIMDISERQDPQSHLGDWFHFVWDRTRSIRKEITQQELCSLGAVKLVEQCARFHIHCAARLVAADPSVFDSKINAENLTKCLQTLKYMYHDLRLKGVQCPREAEFRGYIVLLNLADANFLWDIGQLPGELQSCPEVRQAIQFYLALQDTNFVRFFQLLTDEETSYLSACILVTYFTRLRVLALHRLIQAYRAPRKDEVSSLPLTYITDMLSFVSEQEAADFVQHYGLEVNEAGRVVLSRMHAVETDYKLPRQIELVEMKRIQSVGEVICGEPLPPRALYLDHRPHNSFNEHGVLKSVAWAAKDQLPGMQQEDMQPQITSQPPAMPAQSDNFFKVPMQPGGMAGGFAAPATAGVSPAVPSGGFSFVLPKSRAQELQEQALAEQQRRAQEEAKHQAVQLELAIAAAKQREAELTAIHEAKVAEAERVRQQKLRERQEQQRRKQEELEMQRQREQEELQLERERQQKLAQLALLEQQEREARKKVKTLEYYQEIFQENLTEICRREFQMHNQACRSYESLVDVLTRRLVEQQMQRSLYELGIMRVYMRRWRNYRRVQQRKDTLFNQLPLSFGADDRERLVEERSVEDSLRLIRRYRLGEPCDYGKLLAGLEEQSWLKLDLWRVLDQCLPQVQPGARRFFKLLLSLPGGQEGFQLNYDLDRGLLQQPQSPDAHSVDGGYIRGFSQGIGLSVVKIRDNCQDWKPTEVAQANGIVCLAGLADLRYLPQRLKLLVQASRCRDVALIVQHPAHTVYENPELHLQDVGLRSFKSFPLRHSGNNRQRLMIELQAAVKFLARAMEKKPIGQLHQEEVREYLLGNLGPELFRRLKHAAEQDNAIRKGSQRYPQFCVDLFNEAVHRLQLVAGEDLSDCPQFPEELRVFVQPLPIESPLPTNRLEHFEPGWQLPEQRQRIVQLLERSKLPRIAPLRSSSSPAETQCQWVLDYAQLSQQEDCVEQVALQAIQILQSNENDGYLNFVEYLASERLQYVLREEKNLPRGIVYRTQTMKSRFLSAWYYEFQGPQMCDSVSADEDCTEQEEQPTHVEEEQLDYNEIMSKAEAVLNRCRRRQEERHTLRDLNGSHKTRKRKGKSDRPPDAENKPKPKRPNLK